One genomic segment of Pseudonocardia sp. T1-2H includes these proteins:
- a CDS encoding GntR family transcriptional regulator, whose amino-acid sequence MAIDPNSAVPLSAQVKADIVERINSGEYAVGEKIPSLRSLAAQHGVAELTVHAAVKELQYEGVLESASGRGTFVRALPGVGPSDLVKAVEELRREVAELRDRVSAIESTDRI is encoded by the coding sequence GTGGCGATCGATCCGAACAGCGCCGTCCCGCTCAGCGCGCAGGTCAAGGCCGACATCGTCGAGCGCATCAACTCCGGCGAGTACGCCGTGGGCGAGAAGATCCCGTCCCTGCGCAGCCTCGCCGCACAACACGGAGTGGCAGAGCTGACCGTGCACGCCGCGGTGAAGGAACTTCAGTACGAGGGCGTCCTGGAGTCCGCGAGCGGACGCGGCACCTTCGTGCGGGCGCTCCCGGGTGTCGGGCCCAGCGATCTCGTGAAGGCCGTCGAGGAGTTGCGCCGGGAGGTTGCCGAACTCCGTGACCGTGTCTCCGCGATCGAGAGCACCGACCGCATCTGA
- a CDS encoding NUDIX hydrolase, whose translation MGRIDYFDDPAAPAINSVVPSVTVAARDDTGRILLIHKIDNGYWALPGGGHDPGESIIDTAVREVREETGITVRITGLVGTYTDPRHVMKYNDGEVRQQFSLCFHAVPLEEADAPRPDGTETKAASWIEPDDVPGLSIHPSMRLRIDHALDEQRTEPYLG comes from the coding sequence ATGGGACGCATCGACTACTTCGACGACCCCGCCGCACCCGCGATCAACAGCGTCGTCCCCTCCGTCACCGTCGCCGCCCGCGACGACACCGGCCGGATCTTGCTCATCCACAAGATCGATAACGGGTACTGGGCGCTCCCCGGCGGCGGTCACGACCCCGGCGAGAGCATCATCGACACCGCCGTCCGCGAGGTCCGCGAAGAGACTGGCATCACCGTCCGCATCACCGGTCTGGTCGGCACCTACACGGATCCCCGTCACGTCATGAAGTACAACGACGGCGAGGTCCGCCAACAGTTCTCGCTGTGCTTCCACGCCGTCCCGCTCGAGGAGGCAGACGCACCCCGGCCTGACGGCACTGAGACCAAAGCCGCCTCGTGGATCGAGCCCGACGACGTCCCCGGACTCAGCATCCACCCATCCATGCGGTTGCGGATCGACCACGCGCTCGACGAGCAACGCACCGAGCCCTACCTAGGCTGA
- a CDS encoding HD domain-containing protein, with protein MQAVAARADELSGAVPGGDGDRLVAAAWLHDIGYSPEIGHTRFHPLDGARYLRDQGWSAVIVGLVAHHSGARYEAEQRGLGAELAEFPFPDGPLLDALVTADLTTGPSGERLTYDERISEILDRYPANDPVHEAWLTAGPILAESVRRTEARLAAGSA; from the coding sequence GTGCAGGCTGTCGCCGCCCGCGCTGATGAGCTGAGCGGCGCCGTCCCTGGTGGGGATGGTGACCGTCTCGTCGCCGCCGCGTGGCTCCACGACATCGGGTACTCGCCGGAGATCGGCCACACGCGCTTCCACCCGCTCGATGGGGCCCGCTATCTACGTGATCAGGGTTGGTCGGCTGTCATCGTTGGTCTCGTGGCGCACCATTCGGGGGCGCGTTACGAGGCCGAACAGCGTGGGCTCGGCGCGGAGCTGGCGGAGTTCCCGTTCCCAGATGGGCCGCTGCTTGACGCGTTGGTGACCGCGGATCTGACGACGGGGCCCTCCGGTGAGCGGCTGACCTATGACGAGCGGATTTCCGAGATTCTCGACCGCTATCCAGCCAACGATCCGGTGCATGAGGCGTGGCTGACGGCGGGCCCGATCCTGGCGGAGTCGGTCCGCCGGACAGAGGCCCGGTTGGCGGCTGGGTCAGCCTAG
- a CDS encoding bifunctional DNA primase/polymerase: MARLLAAALDAAGRGWPVFPLCPGTKRPALHGHTRCPGDGPCATGHQGWEQRATTDPDRIRGAWTGGRAFNIGLATGPAGLLVVDCDTPTVPDGPDAGPPEEWAGATGGADVLARLAEQAGATLPVTFTVTTPSGGTHLYYWAPGGIELRNTAGLLGWKIDTRAHGGYVVAPGSITPAGVYAVTVDRPVAELPGWLLQRLRPALPPAVPVGPIRTGSGRRDRYLDGALRAETARVHQAPASQRNACLYVASVALGQLVAGGSLDETEARAVLLSAAARHLALRAYSRRQAEQTIASGLRAGAKRPRRIEDAA; encoded by the coding sequence GTGGCCCGGCTGCTGGCCGCCGCGCTCGACGCCGCCGGCCGGGGGTGGCCGGTGTTCCCGCTGTGCCCCGGAACCAAGCGGCCCGCGCTGCACGGACACACCCGCTGCCCCGGCGACGGACCCTGCGCCACCGGACATCAGGGGTGGGAGCAGCGCGCGACCACCGACCCCGACCGGATCCGCGGCGCCTGGACCGGAGGGCGGGCGTTCAACATCGGGCTCGCCACCGGACCGGCCGGGCTGCTGGTCGTCGATTGCGACACCCCCACCGTCCCCGACGGCCCGGACGCTGGGCCACCCGAGGAATGGGCCGGCGCCACCGGCGGCGCAGACGTCCTCGCCCGGCTCGCCGAGCAGGCCGGTGCCACCCTGCCGGTCACGTTCACCGTCACCACCCCGTCCGGCGGGACACATCTCTATTACTGGGCTCCGGGCGGGATCGAGCTGCGTAACACCGCCGGCCTGCTCGGCTGGAAGATCGACACCCGGGCCCACGGCGGCTATGTCGTGGCCCCCGGCTCGATCACCCCGGCCGGCGTCTACGCGGTCACCGTGGACCGGCCGGTCGCCGAGCTGCCCGGCTGGCTGCTACAGCGACTCCGCCCGGCTCTGCCGCCCGCGGTTCCGGTGGGCCCGATCCGGACCGGGTCCGGGCGGCGGGATCGCTATCTCGACGGGGCGCTACGGGCTGAAACAGCACGGGTCCACCAGGCCCCGGCCTCGCAGCGCAACGCCTGCCTCTACGTCGCCTCCGTCGCCCTGGGTCAGCTCGTCGCCGGCGGCTCCCTCGACGAGACCGAGGCCCGTGCGGTGCTGCTCTCCGCGGCCGCCCGGCATCTCGCGCTGCGCGCCTACAGCCGGCGGCAGGCCGAGCAGACGATCGCCTCCGGTCTGCGGGCCGGGGCGAAACGACCCCGTCGGATCGAGGACGCCGCATGA
- a CDS encoding PAS domain-containing protein, translating to MAAGNGEQRLHDSSGDSVLVWVQDFDGYTLSINAGHRAVLGWSLDELSAVPFWELVHPDDQQRLMEDRERLVLRGPGRMPARRVRMLRRDGSHRLIACGMRATPEEERIYLSGEDVTDHQPNVCGERFLVGSWDWDISRDSATWSEGMYEIYGLEPGTGHNLDIALQRIHEDDRAAVTEAIGWALATKESYAASHRIVRPDGAVRWLYSTGRVFVGEDGEPARMRGLTWDVTDRWQSPPDG from the coding sequence ATGGCCGCAGGGAATGGAGAGCAGCGGCTGCACGATTCGTCCGGCGATTCGGTCTTGGTGTGGGTCCAGGACTTCGACGGTTACACCTTGTCGATCAACGCGGGGCACCGGGCGGTGTTGGGGTGGTCGTTGGACGAGCTGTCGGCGGTGCCGTTCTGGGAGCTGGTGCACCCCGACGACCAGCAGCGGTTGATGGAGGACCGGGAGCGGCTGGTGCTGCGCGGGCCGGGTCGGATGCCCGCCCGGCGGGTGCGGATGCTGCGCCGGGACGGCTCGCACCGCCTCATCGCCTGCGGGATGCGGGCCACGCCGGAGGAGGAACGCATCTACCTCTCCGGTGAGGACGTCACCGACCACCAACCGAACGTTTGCGGAGAGCGGTTCCTCGTCGGGTCCTGGGACTGGGACATCAGCCGGGACTCCGCGACGTGGTCGGAGGGCATGTACGAGATCTATGGGCTCGAGCCGGGGACGGGGCACAACCTGGACATCGCCCTGCAGCGCATTCACGAAGACGACCGAGCGGCCGTGACCGAGGCGATCGGCTGGGCTCTGGCGACCAAGGAGTCCTATGCCGCCAGCCATCGGATCGTGCGGCCGGACGGCGCGGTCCGGTGGCTGTACTCGACGGGCCGGGTCTTCGTCGGGGAGGACGGGGAGCCCGCGCGGATGCGCGGCCTGACCTGGGATGTCACCGACCGCTGGCAGAGCCCGCCCGACGGTTAG
- a CDS encoding AAA family ATPase, producing MPPPRRTAWEATDLMSLTFPEPRWAVPGIICEGVTLLAGPPKVGKSWMGLNLALDIAAGRPALGSIPVEAGPVLYLALEDTPRRLQSRMRTVLGGRPAPEGLTLSIACSPMPAGGDVEIDTWLTAHPGARLVVIDVFAKVRGTPPAGVAAYDADYAAMGRIKRVADRHGVAVLLVHHVRKAAAEDFLATVSGTNGLAGAADAVLVLERARAQADGVLHVTGRDVDETDYALSFDSDAGSWRVLDGRAEDYLLRDTRSLVMRYVRDFPGQRPKQIAEALQLDANTVRQTCRRMVLDGQLRATAGGQYHPLSDTSDSSDITPPEPLSLLSLSHSAPSDQGNRRDGASAGE from the coding sequence GTGCCCCCACCGCGTCGGACCGCCTGGGAGGCCACCGATCTGATGTCCTTGACCTTTCCCGAACCCCGCTGGGCCGTCCCCGGGATCATCTGCGAGGGCGTGACTCTGCTCGCCGGTCCGCCGAAGGTCGGCAAGTCCTGGATGGGCCTCAACCTCGCCCTCGACATCGCCGCCGGCCGTCCCGCGCTCGGCTCGATCCCGGTCGAAGCCGGCCCGGTGCTCTACCTCGCGTTGGAGGACACCCCGCGCCGGTTGCAGTCCCGGATGCGCACGGTGCTCGGCGGGCGGCCGGCGCCCGAGGGATTGACGCTGTCGATCGCGTGCTCGCCGATGCCGGCCGGTGGGGACGTCGAGATCGATACCTGGCTCACCGCCCACCCCGGCGCCCGCCTGGTCGTGATCGACGTGTTCGCCAAGGTCCGGGGCACCCCGCCCGCCGGGGTCGCCGCGTATGACGCGGACTACGCGGCGATGGGGCGGATCAAGCGGGTGGCCGACCGACACGGAGTCGCGGTCCTGCTCGTGCACCACGTCCGCAAGGCGGCGGCGGAGGACTTTCTGGCCACGGTCTCGGGGACGAACGGGCTCGCCGGCGCGGCGGATGCGGTGCTGGTCCTCGAACGCGCACGGGCGCAGGCGGACGGGGTTCTGCACGTCACGGGCCGCGACGTCGACGAAACCGACTACGCGCTCTCGTTCGACTCCGACGCCGGGTCATGGCGGGTCCTCGACGGCCGTGCCGAGGACTACCTACTGCGTGACACCCGCTCGCTCGTCATGCGCTACGTCCGCGACTTTCCCGGCCAGCGGCCGAAACAGATCGCCGAGGCGCTGCAGCTCGACGCGAACACCGTCCGCCAGACCTGCCGGCGGATGGTCCTCGACGGCCAGCTCCGCGCGACCGCGGGCGGGCAATACCACCCGCTCAGTGACACCAGTGACAGCAGTGACATCACCCCTCCGGAGCCGCTGTCACTGCTGTCACTCAGTCACTCGGCCCCGTCTGACCAGGGGAATCGTCGTGACGGCGCATCGGCGGGGGAGTGA
- a CDS encoding cell division protein FtsK has protein sequence MSTSTYTGTPHNPDDDGDDERDNVVHLHPTTHPTADSGDGAPFVVGGEIVTDPAAEASTPVGRPGTALVRRAGTVARRQTVHVITTLRESERPVQGVRLVARTGVTVAQGFESWARRGWDASTMGVYRRQIRAAEAVGDQARLAEWLERKETAAARRHAWIMDTPAMVAAAVRVALGAAAGIAVLILAIAGAVQLSGAGEFTNVIIGVADVIRWSFAAIALAWTPLVMAAPVLLVLGAWREGRRRGRAPAWLATASDGDADATIDETTIARALSALRIPQITAFLKEGTPLQFLTPARVDGRGTHAVIRLPAGVTAEKIARRRADLATGLHRLAKEVWPTTGGEAGILDLWVADKGALAEGAGPYPLLDDGAVDVFKGVPFGRTLRGTPMLAPFMERNSLGGGMPGQGKSSAARAVAAGVALDPTAELRIWVPDANFDFEAFRPRCSRYVMGAEDEKIAEIVEHLRELHAEVQSRGELLVRYEIPAVTREYASKNIGLHPLFCLLEEAHVVIQHPTHGAEAAKLLVDIVRLGRKRGIHVFVSTQAPTKDSMPRDVTRNCSNGIAFAVGDHVANDALLGQGAYTAGHRATELIPGTDRGTAVVKGFSGQRSDIVQVYFLSVDKDSGTGDQVTPIIARALDAIARSGRPLPGSATTAPTVQAARDLLDDLDAVLGEQPVPIADVPALLAAYAPGWTPYRALTGKALRARLSAEYGVKVPSTGNRWPLDPITVREALAKRATEDLDDEG, from the coding sequence ATGAGCACGTCGACCTACACCGGAACACCCCACAACCCCGACGACGATGGCGACGACGAGCGGGACAACGTCGTCCACCTGCACCCCACCACCCACCCGACCGCGGACAGTGGGGACGGCGCACCGTTCGTCGTGGGGGGCGAGATCGTCACCGATCCCGCCGCGGAAGCCAGCACGCCGGTGGGCCGGCCGGGGACGGCGCTGGTGCGTCGGGCGGGCACGGTGGCGCGCAGGCAGACCGTGCACGTCATCACCACGCTGCGGGAGTCCGAGCGCCCGGTTCAGGGCGTGCGTCTGGTCGCCCGGACGGGAGTAACGGTGGCGCAGGGGTTCGAGTCCTGGGCCCGCCGGGGATGGGACGCCTCGACGATGGGCGTCTATCGCCGCCAGATCCGCGCCGCCGAGGCGGTCGGGGACCAGGCGCGGTTGGCAGAGTGGCTGGAGCGCAAGGAGACCGCCGCCGCCCGCCGGCACGCCTGGATCATGGACACCCCGGCGATGGTCGCCGCCGCGGTCCGCGTCGCCCTCGGCGCCGCCGCCGGGATCGCGGTGTTGATCCTCGCCATCGCCGGTGCGGTACAGCTCTCTGGGGCCGGGGAGTTCACGAACGTCATCATCGGCGTCGCGGACGTGATCCGCTGGTCGTTCGCCGCGATCGCGCTGGCCTGGACGCCGCTCGTCATGGCTGCGCCCGTCCTGCTGGTCCTGGGGGCGTGGCGGGAGGGCCGGCGCCGGGGTCGGGCGCCGGCGTGGCTGGCCACCGCGTCCGACGGGGACGCAGACGCGACGATCGACGAGACCACGATCGCCCGTGCGTTGTCGGCGCTGCGGATCCCGCAGATCACCGCGTTCCTGAAGGAGGGGACGCCGCTGCAGTTCCTCACCCCGGCCCGGGTCGATGGCCGAGGGACGCATGCGGTGATCCGGCTGCCGGCCGGGGTGACCGCGGAGAAGATCGCCCGCCGCCGCGCGGACCTCGCCACCGGTCTGCACCGGTTGGCGAAGGAGGTGTGGCCGACCACCGGCGGCGAGGCCGGGATCTTGGATCTCTGGGTGGCGGACAAGGGCGCGCTCGCCGAGGGCGCCGGCCCGTATCCGCTGCTCGACGACGGTGCCGTGGACGTGTTCAAGGGTGTCCCGTTCGGTCGCACGCTGCGGGGGACGCCGATGCTGGCGCCGTTCATGGAGCGCAACTCCCTCGGTGGCGGGATGCCCGGACAGGGCAAGTCGTCGGCGGCCCGCGCGGTCGCCGCCGGCGTAGCCCTGGACCCGACGGCGGAGCTGCGGATCTGGGTACCGGATGCCAACTTCGACTTCGAGGCGTTCCGGCCGCGGTGCTCGCGGTACGTGATGGGTGCCGAGGACGAGAAGATCGCCGAGATCGTCGAGCACCTGCGTGAGCTGCACGCGGAGGTCCAGTCCCGCGGTGAGCTGCTCGTCCGCTACGAGATCCCGGCGGTGACGCGGGAGTACGCCTCGAAGAACATCGGGTTGCACCCGCTGTTCTGTCTGCTCGAGGAAGCCCATGTGGTTATCCAGCACCCCACCCACGGGGCCGAGGCGGCGAAACTGCTGGTCGACATCGTTCGGTTGGGCCGCAAGCGCGGCATCCACGTCTTCGTCTCGACGCAGGCGCCGACGAAGGACTCCATGCCGCGCGACGTGACCCGCAACTGCTCCAACGGGATCGCGTTCGCCGTCGGGGATCACGTCGCCAACGACGCCCTCCTCGGCCAGGGCGCGTACACCGCCGGCCACCGCGCGACGGAGCTGATCCCGGGCACCGACCGGGGGACCGCGGTGGTCAAGGGCTTCTCCGGGCAACGCAGCGACATCGTGCAGGTCTACTTCCTGTCCGTGGACAAGGACTCCGGGACCGGGGACCAGGTCACTCCGATCATCGCCCGCGCCCTGGACGCGATCGCCCGGAGCGGCCGGCCCCTTCCCGGCTCGGCCACGACGGCACCCACAGTTCAGGCCGCCCGAGACCTGCTCGACGACCTCGACGCCGTGCTCGGCGAGCAGCCGGTCCCGATCGCCGACGTCCCGGCCCTGCTGGCCGCGTATGCGCCGGGCTGGACGCCGTACCGAGCGCTGACCGGCAAGGCGCTGCGCGCCCGACTCTCGGCCGAGTACGGGGTCAAGGTGCCTTCGACCGGCAACCGCTGGCCCCTCGATCCGATCACCGTGCGTGAAGCACTGGCCAAGCGTGCGACCGAGGATCTCGACGACGAGGGCTAG
- a CDS encoding helix-turn-helix domain-containing protein gives MDDEPVPNDRLRAAMDAAGLTIEDVSARVEVDPKTVGRWVYADGRRPHRTTRTLVAELLRVEETHLWPAEKRPASSPAVAELVHLYPTRSAVPFALWTDLIRGATEAVDVLVFSGQFLVEQHDLLPVIRAKEAAGVRFRIAVGDHTSSAVVQRAAEEGTTGGLEGRVQMMRRYLQDVAHLPGVEIRTHGTILYNSIYRFDGQALINGHAFGSLAGQNPMLHIRHVPDGTMWEHYMRSFDRVWDLARPEPTER, from the coding sequence GTGGATGATGAACCGGTGCCCAACGACCGACTCCGCGCCGCCATGGACGCAGCCGGGCTGACTATCGAAGATGTCTCCGCCCGCGTAGAGGTCGACCCCAAGACGGTCGGCCGGTGGGTCTACGCCGACGGCCGGCGGCCCCACCGAACCACGCGAACTCTCGTCGCCGAGCTACTCCGTGTCGAGGAAACCCACCTGTGGCCAGCGGAAAAGCGGCCCGCGAGCTCACCGGCCGTCGCCGAGCTAGTCCACCTCTACCCGACCCGATCCGCCGTTCCGTTCGCCCTTTGGACAGACCTCATCCGTGGCGCCACCGAGGCCGTGGACGTGCTGGTGTTCTCCGGGCAGTTCCTCGTCGAGCAACACGACCTACTGCCGGTCATCCGCGCCAAGGAAGCAGCCGGCGTCCGGTTCCGAATCGCCGTTGGCGACCACACCTCGTCGGCCGTCGTGCAACGCGCTGCGGAGGAGGGCACCACCGGCGGGCTCGAAGGCCGAGTGCAGATGATGCGCCGCTACCTGCAGGACGTTGCCCACCTCCCCGGCGTCGAGATCCGCACCCACGGCACGATCCTCTACAACTCGATCTACCGATTCGACGGCCAGGCCCTCATCAACGGCCACGCCTTCGGCTCCCTCGCCGGCCAGAACCCCATGCTGCACATCCGCCACGTCCCCGACGGGACCATGTGGGAGCACTACATGCGTTCGTTCGACCGCGTCTGGGACCTCGCCCGACCCGAACCCACCGAGAGGTAA